The following proteins are encoded in a genomic region of Lactiplantibacillus plantarum:
- a CDS encoding NUDIX hydrolase: METYHRAFGVYGIIGDEHALVVTKKFGGPYTNRYDLPGGSLADGEPLLAAIRREIQEETGLIPTELTQLGITSFRYPWQFKQWRMNQHLAVFYRVTRTTGQLAEHVANFDGQDSHGASRVPLHALTEANASPLVLKAKAVLLSGRFDPSDQTYPDWTVLDHPVY, translated from the coding sequence ATGGAAACTTATCACCGTGCATTTGGTGTTTATGGGATTATTGGCGATGAGCATGCGTTGGTCGTTACTAAAAAGTTTGGTGGTCCCTATACGAATCGCTACGACTTACCAGGTGGCAGTTTGGCCGATGGTGAGCCCTTACTTGCCGCGATTCGCCGTGAGATTCAAGAAGAAACCGGGTTAATCCCGACTGAATTGACGCAATTGGGTATCACGAGTTTTCGGTATCCCTGGCAGTTCAAGCAGTGGCGGATGAACCAACATCTGGCGGTCTTTTACCGAGTGACCCGGACAACTGGGCAACTGGCTGAACATGTCGCTAACTTTGATGGTCAAGATTCGCATGGAGCATCACGGGTGCCGTTGCATGCGTTGACTGAAGCTAATGCGTCACCGTTGGTTTTAAAAGCAAAGGCAGTGTTGTTATCCGGGCGGTTTGACCCAAGCGATCAGACCTACCCGGACTGGACCGTGCTGGATCATCCGGTTTATTGA
- a CDS encoding ATP-binding cassette domain-containing protein, whose amino-acid sequence MADAILTVKHLNKSYGHQPVLRDVSFECTQGRIVGLVGANGAGKTTIMKAILGLLSTDGEIQIAGESMQFDHHPILATVGSLIEYPSLYPYMSGWDNLRLFADGPDAQAQLVGGEFLNTWLLLSLVLLIAALFKSSGAAVAVGIIGYFVLGMVNIPMIALIRKYTWLKWNPLNMFNFSAQLGLPTLSKITKLTDVQLFWGNLAYIILFLVLGLLFFRRREV is encoded by the coding sequence ATGGCCGATGCAATTTTAACCGTTAAACATCTGAATAAAAGTTACGGCCACCAGCCAGTTTTGCGTGACGTTAGTTTTGAATGCACCCAGGGACGGATCGTGGGCCTGGTGGGCGCGAATGGCGCTGGAAAAACGACAATTATGAAAGCAATTTTAGGGCTACTTAGCACGGATGGTGAGATTCAAATCGCAGGTGAATCGATGCAATTCGATCATCATCCCATCTTGGCGACGGTGGGGTCACTAATCGAGTATCCGAGTCTTTATCCGTATATGAGCGGTTGGGACAACTTGCGTTTGTTTGCGGACGGGCCCGACGCCCAAGCGCAATTGGTTGGTGGTGAATTTCTCAATACGTGGTTACTGCTAAGTCTAGTGCTGCTAATTGCTGCTCTTTTCAAGAGTTCTGGTGCGGCAGTCGCGGTCGGAATCATCGGATACTTTGTTCTGGGAATGGTTAATATTCCCATGATCGCACTCATTCGGAAGTATACGTGGCTCAAATGGAACCCACTCAACATGTTCAACTTTTCAGCCCAGTTGGGATTACCGACGCTGAGTAAAATTACCAAGCTCACGGATGTCCAGTTGTTTTGGGGCAATCTTGCATACATTATTTTATTCTTAGTGTTAGGCCTGCTATTCTTTCGGCGGCGGGAAGTTTGA